In one window of Candidatus Methylomirabilis sp. DNA:
- a CDS encoding glycosyltransferase family 39 protein, with amino-acid sequence MLQPRSGSQEHGQRQGVVPSLLLFVFFLMVFLSASSGIIASSDGVTIFNVTQAMVERGEISVSGENVAVGVGGKDYSRYGIALSVVAIPFYLLGKLIATFVPAHLSLLVLKGSVSLVNAVISALACVLFAFTARRLGFSSRVSLQLTCAFAFSTFFIVYATKSFLAQPLETLCLLGTVYHLIAYSRDADPRRLMYAGGFCGGGILTKWVFIINLPIFAGYLLSSTQKDRWERGLILFSAPVVAFLGLAFGYNYARFGSILETGYRGLYAFSTPLFVGLYGLLLSSGKSLFLYAPVTLFGLISSNLLAKRRAREAWLLLGLFAVNLLVIAQYRDWAGEGSWGPRYLTLVLPCLILPSGSLLESGSAAVRRIFLALTLAGLLVQFGGISVYYGTYYRIIGEFPYRTTPSDPLFLYKAHFVPNYSPAWGQLTMALHNWRTFLNGKKPSLQVDAGATRIPLSEADREKLIDTLDLWFAYAYYAGLPFSLCLLGMAGSLSATTVIGWKLCQAAKSMACETSISPFPDRASA; translated from the coding sequence ATGTTGCAGCCTCGTTCCGGATCGCAAGAGCATGGGCAGCGCCAAGGCGTAGTGCCCTCCTTGCTACTGTTTGTCTTTTTCCTTATGGTCTTTTTGTCGGCTTCCAGCGGAATCATCGCCTCTAGCGATGGGGTTACGATTTTTAATGTCACCCAGGCAATGGTAGAGCGGGGCGAAATCTCGGTGAGCGGTGAGAACGTGGCAGTTGGGGTTGGCGGCAAGGACTACTCACGTTATGGCATTGCCCTCTCGGTGGTCGCAATTCCTTTCTACCTCCTGGGGAAACTAATTGCCACCTTTGTTCCGGCGCATCTGAGTCTACTCGTCCTGAAAGGGAGCGTCTCCCTGGTCAATGCCGTCATTAGCGCCCTCGCCTGCGTCCTGTTCGCCTTTACCGCGCGCCGACTCGGCTTTTCCTCCCGGGTGTCACTGCAGCTCACCTGTGCCTTTGCCTTCAGCACGTTCTTTATCGTATACGCCACGAAGTCGTTCCTCGCCCAACCCCTCGAGACCCTCTGTCTCTTGGGGACCGTATATCACCTCATCGCCTACAGCCGAGACGCCGACCCAAGACGGCTCATGTACGCCGGGGGCTTTTGCGGTGGTGGCATCCTCACGAAGTGGGTATTTATTATCAATCTTCCCATCTTCGCTGGGTATCTGTTGAGCAGCACCCAGAAAGACCGTTGGGAAAGGGGTCTCATCCTCTTCTCGGCGCCGGTGGTAGCATTCCTGGGACTCGCTTTTGGCTATAACTACGCGCGGTTTGGATCGATTCTGGAGACTGGCTATCGGGGCCTTTACGCCTTTTCGACGCCCCTATTTGTGGGGTTGTATGGTCTCCTGCTGAGTTCGGGGAAAAGCCTCTTCCTCTACGCCCCCGTCACCCTGTTCGGGCTGATCTCATCGAACCTCCTGGCTAAGCGCCGAGCGCGTGAGGCGTGGCTGCTGCTCGGGCTCTTTGCGGTTAACCTTCTGGTCATCGCGCAGTACCGAGATTGGGCTGGAGAGGGGAGTTGGGGACCGCGATACTTGACCCTTGTGCTGCCATGTCTGATCCTACCGAGCGGGTCGTTGTTGGAAAGCGGGTCGGCAGCCGTCAGACGAATCTTTCTTGCCCTGACACTTGCTGGGCTATTGGTTCAGTTTGGTGGGATCTCGGTGTACTACGGGACCTATTACCGCATCATCGGTGAGTTCCCCTATCGGACAACCCCGTCCGATCCCTTATTCCTGTATAAGGCCCATTTCGTGCCCAATTACTCGCCGGCGTGGGGACAGCTTACAATGGCCTTGCATAACTGGCGAACATTCCTGAATGGCAAAAAACCGTCGCTCCAGGTAGACGCTGGAGCCACTCGCATCCCGCTCTCCGAAGCCGACCGCGAGAAGCTTATCGATACGCTGGATCTCTGGTTCGCATATGCCTATTATGCAGGCTTGCCGTTCAGCCTCTGTCTGCTTGGAATGGCTGGGTCGCTGAGCGCAACCACCGTGATAGGCTGGAAGCTCTGCCAAGCCGCAAAATCAATGGCTTGCGAGACAAGCATCTCCCCTTTTCCTGATCGTGCCTCGGCGTGA
- a CDS encoding DegT/DnrJ/EryC1/StrS family aminotransferase — protein MEATIPFVDLRAQYRSIRDEVRMAIERVLESGQFILGETVEQFEQHFAGYLGTTHAIGVGSGLDALRLALEGIGVQPRDEVIIPANTYIATALAVSAVGATPVLVDCLEDTYQIDPELIVTAITPRTKAIIPVHLYGQSANMASITAVAKAYGLDLIEDAAQAHGARFAGSFCGTLGRAGCFSFYPAKNLGAYGDGGMVVTGDDEVAQRIHLLRNYGQRTKNEHVVKGMNSRLDPLQAAVLSVKLRYLDRWNARRAAYAARYSQALAGQGVRIPMIDPRGTHVFHTYIVRTLHRDELQAYLAHRGIQTGIHYPLPIHLQAAYRELGYRAGAFPVAERVSREILSLPMYAELTESQIDLVANAVVAFTSQKR, from the coding sequence ATGGAAGCGACGATTCCGTTTGTCGATCTCAGGGCGCAGTATCGCTCGATTCGCGATGAGGTGAGAATGGCTATCGAGCGTGTGCTGGAAAGCGGGCAGTTTATTCTGGGAGAGACAGTAGAACAGTTTGAACAACACTTTGCCGGCTATCTGGGCACCACACACGCGATCGGCGTAGGGAGCGGACTGGACGCCTTGCGTCTGGCCCTCGAGGGCATCGGCGTCCAGCCTCGCGATGAGGTCATTATCCCAGCTAATACCTACATCGCGACGGCCCTTGCGGTCTCGGCTGTCGGGGCGACGCCTGTCCTGGTGGATTGTCTGGAGGACACGTATCAGATAGATCCCGAGCTGATCGTAACGGCGATCACACCTCGCACGAAGGCCATCATCCCTGTCCATCTCTACGGCCAGTCGGCCAATATGGCCTCAATCACGGCCGTAGCCAAGGCATATGGCCTTGATCTCATCGAAGATGCGGCGCAGGCTCACGGGGCCCGCTTCGCTGGCTCGTTCTGCGGAACGTTGGGACGTGCCGGGTGCTTCAGCTTCTATCCAGCTAAGAATCTCGGTGCATATGGCGATGGCGGGATGGTGGTCACAGGTGATGATGAGGTGGCTCAGCGCATACACCTGCTGCGCAACTATGGCCAGCGGACCAAGAACGAGCACGTTGTGAAGGGGATGAATTCGCGGCTCGATCCGTTACAGGCCGCAGTGCTCAGCGTGAAACTTCGGTATCTTGACAGATGGAATGCACGGCGGGCTGCCTACGCAGCACGATACTCCCAGGCGCTGGCCGGTCAGGGTGTGCGCATTCCAATGATCGATCCGCGTGGAACACATGTCTTTCACACCTATATTGTGCGCACATTACATCGGGATGAACTCCAGGCATATTTGGCCCACAGGGGTATCCAAACTGGTATCCATTACCCACTTCCGATCCACCTGCAGGCGGCCTACCGGGAACTCGGGTACCGAGCCGGGGCTTTCCCGGTAGCCGAGCGGGTGTCACGGGAGATCCTTTCATTGCCCATGTATGCCGAACTGACCGAGAGTCAGATCGATCTTGTCGCCAATGCGGTTGTTGCCTTCACCAGCCAGAAGCGCTAA
- a CDS encoding FAD-dependent oxidoreductase — MGKLHHVIIGASAAGLAAVEAIRRVDKDCPITVVSKEPMPLYSRVGLTHFISREVGYDGMRMRDDGYFDQMKVRGIMGVAALAVDPTVRRVRLSNGENLAYDNLLVASGSHAVMPPIPGTDLQGIYPCITNHDAKQIDAAIPSAKEAVVIGAGLIGIQVVDAFARRGLKTTVIEQMPHVMPAMADAVSAVMAEEALREAGVTVRCGVRATELLGKDGHVTGVKVDSGEVFPCQLLVMAAGVAPNLDFLSETGVKMNRGLLVDAYQRTSLDGIYAAGDVAETVDMFSGKRAVNAIWPEALNQGRIAGLNMAGVSTAYEGSMAMNVTTVIDTPIASIGLWNPKVGSGYQIREVRDDGRQTYRKLIFTGEQLVGAMLVGDFEDAGILHNMIRTRTTFTLKPDHLAPSTIRWGTVLRAIKKAGRV; from the coding sequence ATGGGTAAGCTTCATCACGTCATCATCGGGGCGAGTGCGGCAGGCTTGGCAGCCGTTGAGGCGATTCGGCGAGTGGATAAGGACTGCCCGATCACAGTCGTCTCCAAAGAACCGATGCCGCTCTACTCGCGGGTTGGTCTTACGCACTTCATTTCTCGTGAGGTCGGCTACGACGGGATGCGGATGCGGGACGATGGCTATTTTGACCAGATGAAGGTGCGGGGGATAATGGGGGTCGCTGCTCTCGCCGTCGATCCTACGGTCCGCCGAGTCAGGCTCAGCAACGGCGAGAATCTGGCCTATGACAACCTGCTGGTGGCGTCGGGCTCTCACGCTGTGATGCCACCGATCCCGGGGACGGATCTCCAAGGCATTTACCCCTGCATCACCAACCATGACGCCAAACAGATTGACGCGGCGATCCCCAGCGCGAAAGAGGCCGTGGTGATCGGCGCCGGCCTGATCGGGATTCAGGTGGTGGATGCGTTTGCTCGTCGCGGTCTGAAGACAACCGTCATCGAACAGATGCCGCACGTGATGCCGGCCATGGCCGACGCGGTCTCGGCTGTGATGGCGGAGGAAGCGCTTCGGGAAGCCGGGGTAACGGTCAGGTGCGGCGTCAGGGCGACGGAACTGTTGGGCAAGGATGGTCACGTCACCGGGGTGAAGGTTGACAGTGGAGAGGTGTTTCCGTGCCAGCTTCTGGTGATGGCTGCTGGCGTCGCGCCCAACCTCGACTTTCTCAGCGAGACCGGCGTGAAGATGAACCGCGGTCTACTTGTGGATGCCTACCAGCGGACCAGCCTGGATGGGATCTATGCCGCGGGCGACGTCGCTGAGACGGTAGATATGTTCAGCGGCAAGCGAGCGGTGAACGCCATCTGGCCTGAAGCGCTGAACCAAGGCAGGATTGCCGGGCTGAATATGGCCGGGGTGTCCACCGCATATGAGGGGTCAATGGCCATGAACGTCACGACAGTCATTGACACCCCGATCGCCTCAATCGGCCTGTGGAATCCAAAGGTTGGTTCGGGCTATCAGATTCGGGAGGTCCGTGACGACGGAAGGCAGACCTACCGCAAGCTGATCTTCACAGGGGAACAGCTTGTGGGCGCGATGCTGGTGGGCGACTTCGAGGATGCTGGGATCCTCCACAACATGATCCGGACCCGGACAACCTTTACCTTGAAGCCGGACCACCTGGCGCCATCCACCATCCGCTGGGGAACTGTTCTGCGAGCGATCAAAAAGGCCGGTAGGGTGTGA
- a CDS encoding MOSC N-terminal beta barrel domain-containing protein: MSKEVSIGIGRVREIWRYPVKSMIGERLDRGHVGTQGLWGDRGWAIRDEATGEIHNAKRHPILMQCSAMYRAEPRADHIPHVDITLPDGVTVSSDSPAASQRLSELIGRSVTLRPVQPAAETAYYRRREPGAALLGRLWAYRPARRLLQRLILRGPVAKELRTALGREPEEPLPDLSGVPPVAWEYYTPPGTYFDLFPIQVLTTSTLQLMSQLNPAANWDVRRFRPNVLVDTESAIGAVENDWVGRAIRIGNLVVKGELPTIRCAMPMHAQADLPRDPSVLRTIVREANQCLGVYASVIEAGSIGTGDPVELAPHSVT; this comes from the coding sequence GTGAGCAAGGAGGTCAGCATAGGGATTGGGCGCGTCCGCGAGATCTGGCGATACCCGGTGAAGTCCATGATCGGCGAGCGGCTCGATCGTGGTCACGTGGGCACTCAAGGATTATGGGGCGATCGAGGTTGGGCGATTCGAGATGAGGCGACCGGGGAGATTCATAACGCGAAGCGCCACCCCATCCTGATGCAGTGCTCGGCGATGTACCGCGCAGAGCCACGCGCCGACCACATTCCGCACGTGGACATCACACTCCCCGACGGCGTCACCGTCTCCAGCGACTCGCCGGCTGCCTCGCAGCGCTTGTCGGAGCTGATCGGACGGTCCGTGACCCTCCGCCCGGTGCAGCCGGCCGCAGAGACGGCGTATTACCGTAGACGCGAGCCAGGCGCCGCTTTGCTTGGCCGACTCTGGGCGTATCGACCGGCTCGTCGCCTACTGCAACGGCTCATCCTCCGCGGTCCGGTCGCAAAGGAATTGCGGACGGCGCTGGGGCGCGAACCAGAGGAACCATTGCCCGATTTATCCGGCGTTCCTCCAGTCGCGTGGGAGTATTACACGCCGCCTGGCACGTATTTCGATCTCTTCCCGATTCAGGTGCTGACAACGTCCACGTTACAGTTGATGTCGCAGTTGAATCCGGCCGCCAATTGGGATGTCAGGCGGTTCAGACCCAACGTACTGGTGGACACCGAGTCTGCGATTGGCGCCGTGGAGAACGACTGGGTTGGCCGGGCGATTCGTATCGGTAATCTCGTCGTTAAAGGTGAACTTCCCACGATCCGTTGCGCGATGCCGATGCACGCCCAGGCGGATTTACCGCGCGATCCATCGGTGCTGCGAACGATCGTCCGTGAAGCGAATCAGTGTCTAGGGGTGTACGCGTCGGTCATTGAGGCGGGCAGCATTGGCACGGGCGATCCAGTGGAACTCGCACCTCATTCAGTTACTTAG
- a CDS encoding nucleoside hydrolase codes for MPPTRVIIDTDPGIDDALALILAFASPELSVEAITTVAGNVPVAQAARNACLLLEVADPHPRPPVAKGAAHPLIRPLRTAEDYHGEDGLGELSRFKTGEGMPRYPEPQQLLATQPAPALIAELISAAPGEMALICLGPLTNLAMAIQATPTQMAKVKEIIIMGGAIQAPGNVTPGAEFNLHTDPEAARLVFTSGLPITLVPLDVTQRIMLRTELIDAVVRHIDSRVTQFVRDTTERLFGVEQGRAGCAAIPLHDPLAVGVAIDPSLVTRRPLHVEVETGNGPSRGMTIADRRQIKEEWKQTPNLQVCMEVDAGRFMALFLERICRPLA; via the coding sequence ATGCCCCCAACGCGTGTGATCATCGATACCGATCCCGGCATCGACGATGCCTTGGCGCTAATCCTCGCCTTCGCCTCTCCAGAGCTATCTGTCGAGGCGATCACGACCGTGGCCGGCAACGTCCCGGTGGCGCAGGCGGCGCGGAACGCCTGCCTGCTGCTTGAGGTGGCGGATCCGCACCCACGACCCCCGGTGGCCAAAGGTGCAGCACACCCCCTGATACGGCCGCTGCGCACTGCCGAGGACTACCATGGTGAGGACGGTCTGGGGGAGTTGTCCCGTTTCAAGACAGGGGAAGGGATGCCCCGGTACCCAGAACCACAACAACTCCTCGCGACCCAACCCGCCCCAGCCCTCATCGCCGAACTCATCAGTGCCGCTCCAGGGGAGATGGCCCTGATCTGCCTTGGGCCGCTGACCAATCTGGCGATGGCGATCCAAGCGACCCCGACGCAGATGGCCAAGGTCAAAGAGATCATCATCATGGGCGGGGCGATCCAGGCGCCGGGTAATGTGACACCGGGGGCGGAGTTTAATCTGCACACCGATCCAGAGGCTGCTAGGCTCGTGTTTACCTCCGGCCTGCCGATTACCCTCGTCCCTTTGGATGTCACGCAGCGAATCATGCTCAGGACGGAGTTGATCGACGCGGTAGTCCGGCACATCGACAGTCGCGTGACCCAGTTCGTCCGCGATACTACCGAGCGACTGTTTGGCGTTGAACAGGGGCGGGCGGGGTGTGCCGCGATCCCGCTCCATGATCCGCTCGCTGTCGGTGTCGCGATCGATCCATCGCTCGTGACGCGCCGGCCATTGCATGTCGAGGTAGAGACGGGCAACGGGCCATCTCGCGGAATGACGATTGCCGACAGGCGCCAGATCAAAGAGGAATGGAAACAGACGCCAAACCTGCAGGTGTGTATGGAGGTGGACGCCGGACGGTTCATGGCCCTTTTTTTAGAGCGGATATGCCGGCCGCTTGCCTAA
- the rbsK gene encoding ribokinase, which produces MPAACLSQQVVVIGSANLDLTVIASRLPREGETVLGGELLLSNGGKGANQAVAALKAGAEVRFLAKVGRDPFGDRICRDLVAAGLPADGLLRDESAPTGVALIVVDRQGRNQIAVAPGSNQLLLPVVIEQHEPFLAHGTVMLVQLEIPIVTVERALQFAKAHGMTTILNPAPASALSDDLLRHVDLLTPNETEAEALTGIAVSDLPSAAAAAKALLLRGPHVVIVTLGAQGALLCTASIVQHLPAIPVAAVDTTAAGDAFNGALAAALAGKPQTDTLRTGRLRVLEDIVRFANAAGALTTTKRGAQESLPTKAEIERLLAARPLP; this is translated from the coding sequence ATGCCGGCCGCTTGCCTAAGCCAACAGGTTGTCGTGATCGGCAGCGCAAACCTTGATCTGACCGTCATTGCCTCCCGGCTACCGCGGGAGGGGGAGACGGTCCTCGGCGGAGAACTACTCCTCTCAAACGGCGGCAAGGGGGCGAATCAGGCTGTTGCGGCGCTCAAGGCCGGAGCCGAGGTCCGGTTCCTGGCAAAGGTCGGGCGTGATCCATTCGGTGACCGGATCTGTCGAGACCTCGTCGCGGCGGGGCTCCCGGCCGATGGTCTGCTCCGGGACGAGTCGGCTCCGACGGGCGTCGCCCTGATCGTTGTCGATCGACAGGGGCGGAATCAGATCGCAGTGGCGCCTGGCAGCAATCAGTTGCTCCTGCCTGTAGTCATTGAGCAGCACGAACCCTTCCTGGCCCATGGGACCGTCATGCTCGTGCAGCTCGAGATCCCGATCGTTACCGTCGAGCGGGCGCTACAGTTCGCCAAGGCTCACGGGATGACGACGATCCTAAATCCGGCGCCGGCATCCGCTTTATCGGACGATCTTCTCCGTCACGTCGATCTGCTGACACCGAACGAAACCGAGGCCGAAGCCTTAACAGGGATCGCGGTCTCCGACCTGCCCAGCGCTGCGGCGGCGGCCAAGGCGCTGCTCTTGCGCGGCCCACACGTTGTCATCGTGACGCTTGGAGCTCAAGGGGCGCTGCTGTGCACGGCATCGATCGTGCAACATCTACCGGCTATCCCGGTGGCGGCGGTCGATACGACCGCCGCCGGTGACGCGTTCAATGGTGCGCTGGCTGCGGCCTTGGCTGGGAAACCTCAAACCGACACGCTTCGTACAGGCCGATTACGGGTATTAGAGGACATCGTGCGCTTTGCGAACGCAGCCGGCGCCCTGACCACGACCAAGCGCGGCGCGCAAGAATCACTACCCACAAAGGCCGAGATCGAGAGGCTATTGGCAGCAAGACCTTTACCATAA
- a CDS encoding bis(5'-nucleosyl)-tetraphosphatase, protein MAREISAGVILFRQAPEPHYLLLHYGSGHWDFPKGHIEPGEDAQQTAIRELKEETGIAEVSFVDGYKQTLRYFFRQKGIGIFKTVIYFLAETDQSEVSLSHEHIGFDWLPYDLAMSRLTFKNSRDLLAKAHTHLQTTQSAIRGDR, encoded by the coding sequence ATGGCGCGCGAGATCTCCGCGGGGGTAATCCTATTCAGGCAAGCGCCAGAGCCGCACTACCTGCTCCTCCATTACGGGTCAGGCCACTGGGACTTCCCCAAGGGACACATCGAACCTGGCGAAGATGCGCAGCAAACGGCCATACGTGAGCTGAAGGAGGAGACCGGAATCGCCGAGGTCTCCTTTGTAGATGGCTACAAACAGACGCTCCGATATTTCTTCCGACAGAAAGGGATCGGGATCTTCAAGACTGTCATCTACTTCCTTGCAGAAACGGATCAGTCCGAGGTCAGCCTTTCCCATGAACATATCGGTTTCGACTGGCTTCCTTATGACCTCGCCATGAGTCGGCTGACCTTCAAGAACTCCCGGGATCTCCTAGCCAAGGCCCATACCCACCTGCAAACAACCCAGTCAGCGATACGAGGCGATCGATAA